A window of the Tiliqua scincoides isolate rTilSci1 chromosome 5, rTilSci1.hap2, whole genome shotgun sequence genome harbors these coding sequences:
- the THNSL1 gene encoding threonine synthase-like 1 has product MFHVAWNRHLKLMTRTTVSDVFFKLIFSRSFAVSCKSWVSMQSLVGDKNIVLMGPPGAGKTTVGKIVGQKLGCCFIDVDDDVLETTWNMSVAEKLKDVGNEQFLEEEGKALLSLSASGSVVSLSGSNPMNAASMEHVKKNGIVVYLDVATESIIDRLQLMKVDRIVGQVPGTSLRDILQFRKQFYKKWCDVRVLCENGILAEAVADKVLHAIKRYQDSELESFISTRSLHCGGKDEQKSPLKYFSDAVVEGLAPNGGLFVPEKGLPKFTAGEWQHLLGATYVERAQTVLERCIHPADFPASKLWEIVEMAYGQNFMCSRIAPVRHLAGNQFLLELFHGPTGSFKDLALQLMPHLFAHCIPQTCNYMILVATSGDTGSAVLDGFSQLKESDKQRIAVISFFPDDGVSQIQKLQMIGCQEANTKAIGVKSDFDFCQSAIKQIFANSDYTGFLTMEYGTVLSAANSINWARLLPQVVYHASAYLDLVEQNIIPFGSPVDVCIPTGNFGNILAAVYAKMMGIPIRKCICASNQNNCLTEFIKTGLYDLRGKRLVQSLSPAIDILKSSNLERYLHLIANGDGKLVTQLFSHLESQHCCQLQKDLLGKLQQDLMADWCSEEDCLHAIHSVFNTTGYILDTHTAVAKVVADRLQDKTCPVIISSTAHYSKFAPAILQALRIGEIKQTPLSQLHLLSSYNPLPPVHRGLLETLKKNEKQNYQTCAADVNVLMEHIEALIQNRFMKVF; this is encoded by the coding sequence atgtttcatgTGGCTTGGAATCGTCATCTAAAGCTAATGACTCGCACTACTGTTTCTGATGTATTTTTCAAGTTGATCTTTTCAAGAAGTTTTGCAGTTTCATGTAAGTCATGGGTGTCAATGCAGTCCCTTGTTGGGGACAAAAATATCGTCCTGATGGGACCTCCTGGTGCTGGGAAAACAACAGTAGGAAAAATAGTTGGGCAGAAACTAGGCTGTTGTTTCATAGATGTGGATGATGATGTCCTTGAAACGACCTGGAATATGAGTGTGGCAGAAAAATTGAAGGATGTTGGTAATGAACAATTTTTAGAAGAGGAAGGAAAAGCTCTGTTAAGTCTTTCAGCATCTGGAAGTGTGGTTTCCCTTTCTGGGTCTAATCCAATGAACGCTGCCAGCATGGAGCACGTGAAGAAAAACGGCATTGTTGTATATTTGGATGTAGCTACAGAAAGCATAATAGATCGACTGCAGTTAATGAAAGTGGATCGCATTGTGGGGCAGGTTCCTGGAACTTCGTTGAGAGACATACTTCAGTTTAGGAAGCAGTTCTACAAAAAGTGGTGCGATGTCCGTGTTCTTTGTGAAAACGGGATTTTGGCAGAGGCGGTAGCAGATAAAGTGCTGCATGCAATTAAGCGGTATCAAGATTCTGAATTGGAAAGCTTCATTTCAACTAGGAGTCTACACTGTGGTGGGAAAGATGAGCAAAAGAGCCCCCTTAAATATTTCAGTGATGCTGTGGTAGAGGGCCTGGCACCTAACGGCGGACTCTTCGTTCCTGAGAAGGGGCTTCCAAAATTCACTGCTGGAGAATGGCAACATTTGCTGGGAGCAACCTATGTGGAAAGAGCTCAGACTGTATTGGAAAGGTGCATCCATCCTGCTGATTTTCCAGCTTCCAAATTGTGGGAAATCGTTGAGATGGCATATGGGCAAAATTTTATGTGTTCCAGAATTGCCCCTGTTAGGCATTTGGCAGGCAATCAGTTTCTCCTGGAGCTGTTCCACGGACCAACAGGTTCATTTAAGGATTTGGCACTACAGTTGATGCCCCATCTGTTTGCACACTGCATTCCCCAAACGTGCAATTATATGATCTTGGTAGCAACTTCTGGTGATACAGGTAGTGCTGTGTTAGATGGCTTTAGCCAGCTTAAAGAGTCTGATAAGCAACGGATTGCAGTGATCTCCTTTTTTCCTGACGATGGTGTGAGCCAGATACAGAAATTGCAGATGATTGGTTGCCAGGAAGCAAATACCAAAGCAATCGGTGTCAAATCTGATTTTGATTTTTGCCAGTCTGCCATCAAACAAATATTTGCCAATTCAGATTACACAGGCTTTCTCACTATGGAATATGGAACAGTGTTAAGTGCAGCAAATTCTATCAACTGGGCACGTTTGCTTCCCCAGGTGGTTTATCATGCCTCTGCCTACCTTGACCTCGTTGAACAAAATATTATTCCATTTGGGAGCCCAGTAGATGTCTGTATTCCTACAGGAAACTTTGGCAACATATTAGCAGCTGTGTATGCAAAAATGATGGGAATCCCTATAAGAAAATGTATCTGTGCTTCTAATCAAAACAACTGTTTGACTGAATTTATCAAAACAGGCCTGTATGATTTGAGGGGGAAGCGGCTGGTGCAAAGTTTGTCACCGGCAATAGACATCTTGAAATCTTCCAACCTTGAACGATATTTGCACCTGATCGCTAACGGTGATGGTAAGTTGGTGACACAGTTATTTAGCCACCTGGAAAGTCAACATTGCTGCCAGTTGCAGAAAGATCTCCTTGGAAAGCTCCAGCAGGACTTGATGGCTGATTGGTGCTCTGAGGAGGACTGCCTGCATGCCATACACTCTGTGTTCAATACCACGGGGTACATTTTGGACACACACACAGCGGTTGCAAAAGTCGTGGCTGATCGCCTGCAAGATAAAACCTGCCCAGTTATCATTTCATCTACCGCTCATTATTCCAAGTTTGCACCTGCCATCCTGCAGGCACTGAGAATTGGAGAAATAAAGCAGACTCCATTAAGCCAGCTTCATTTGCTAAGCTCCTACAACCCTTTGCCTCCTGTCCATAGGGGCCTATTAGAGACACTGAAAAAGAATGAGAAGCAGAACTATCAGACCTGTGCTGCTGATGTGAATGTCCTTATGGAACACATTGAAGCCTTAATACAAAACCGTTTCATGAAGGTTTTCTAA
- the ENKUR gene encoding enkurin isoform X1, which produces MTAVCMEESIYNLLPHITEKPIQAPRYISKLKPYVKHMIQQSKEQWKTMGPPKVEAPCPKDFLLKHSKELKLPKRKKDVTKTRELNVPRRTDRPVMGVHSKKNFISTNAATAIMGVPKKPQQVYVDRHQGDKFLLETSGLVPKYVKKKDYGVTPKYVTKRTEEVQRAQEEYDNYIRHTLRQKAMKRLSDEDRENLIEGLKKNWEDVHREFQSLSVEIDTIPKKLHKERLEGQMKQLEHDIQTIEKYNVIYIANK; this is translated from the exons ATGACTGCAGTGTGCATGGAGGAGAGCATTTATAATCTTCTACCTCATATCACAGAGAAGCCAATCCAGGCACCTAG ATATATATCAAAATTAAAGCCTTATGTGAAGCATATGATACAGCAGAGCAAAGAACAATGGAAAACCATGGGACCACCAAAAGTTGAAGCGCCCTGTCCCAAAGACTTCCTTCTAAAGCATTCAAAGGAACTCAAGCTACCAAAGC gaaaaaaagatgttaCAAAAACGAGAGAACTGAATGTGCCCCGAAGAACTGATCGTCCAGTTATGGGAGTTCACAGTAAAAAGAATTTTATAAGCACAAATGCAGCTACTGCTATCATGGGAGTGCCTAAGAAACCTCAGCAAGTTTATGTTGACAGGCACCAAGGAGACAAATTTCTCCTGGAAACTTCAGGGCTTGTTCCAAAATATGTTAAGAAAAAG gatTATGGTGTTACCCCAAAATACGTAACTAAGCGAACTGAAGAAGTACAGAGAGCCCAAGAAGAATATGATAACTACATCAGGCATACTCTTAGACAAAAAGCCATGAAACGGCTCTCTGATGAAGACAGGGAAAATCTTATTGAG GGTCTCAAGAAGAATTGGGAAGATGTCCACCGGGAATTCCAAAGCCTTTCTGTAGAAATAGATACTATACCAAAGAAGCTCCACAAGGAAAGGCTGGAAGGGCAGATGAAGCAATTGGAACATGACATTCAGACAATTGAGAAGTACAATGTTATTTACATTGCAAACAAATGA
- the ENKUR gene encoding enkurin isoform X2, with protein sequence MIQQSKEQWKTMGPPKVEAPCPKDFLLKHSKELKLPKRKKDVTKTRELNVPRRTDRPVMGVHSKKNFISTNAATAIMGVPKKPQQVYVDRHQGDKFLLETSGLVPKYVKKKDYGVTPKYVTKRTEEVQRAQEEYDNYIRHTLRQKAMKRLSDEDRENLIEGLKKNWEDVHREFQSLSVEIDTIPKKLHKERLEGQMKQLEHDIQTIEKYNVIYIANK encoded by the exons ATGATACAGCAGAGCAAAGAACAATGGAAAACCATGGGACCACCAAAAGTTGAAGCGCCCTGTCCCAAAGACTTCCTTCTAAAGCATTCAAAGGAACTCAAGCTACCAAAGC gaaaaaaagatgttaCAAAAACGAGAGAACTGAATGTGCCCCGAAGAACTGATCGTCCAGTTATGGGAGTTCACAGTAAAAAGAATTTTATAAGCACAAATGCAGCTACTGCTATCATGGGAGTGCCTAAGAAACCTCAGCAAGTTTATGTTGACAGGCACCAAGGAGACAAATTTCTCCTGGAAACTTCAGGGCTTGTTCCAAAATATGTTAAGAAAAAG gatTATGGTGTTACCCCAAAATACGTAACTAAGCGAACTGAAGAAGTACAGAGAGCCCAAGAAGAATATGATAACTACATCAGGCATACTCTTAGACAAAAAGCCATGAAACGGCTCTCTGATGAAGACAGGGAAAATCTTATTGAG GGTCTCAAGAAGAATTGGGAAGATGTCCACCGGGAATTCCAAAGCCTTTCTGTAGAAATAGATACTATACCAAAGAAGCTCCACAAGGAAAGGCTGGAAGGGCAGATGAAGCAATTGGAACATGACATTCAGACAATTGAGAAGTACAATGTTATTTACATTGCAAACAAATGA